In Bacillota bacterium, the following proteins share a genomic window:
- the speE gene encoding polyamine aminopropyltransferase encodes MELWFTEKQLPALGITCRVTRALEVRKTEYQQLAVLETEPWGRMLVLDGMIQLTQADEFIYHEMLAHVPLAAHGRVRRVLVVGGGDGGTVREVLRHPGVEEVVLAEIDAEVVEVCRRFFPETASCLDDPRVRLSIGDGIAHVAEHPATYDAILVDSTEPVGRAVGLFSREFYASCRSALRPGGILAAQTESPFYNKELITRCSEAMRDVFGRAWLYLAPVPTYPSGLWSFTVASLGPDPSRPAADDGWAVPGLRYYSRAVHRAAFVLPPFVEALVAPGTDAPASKSHRHADLSRTEEGRL; translated from the coding sequence ATGGAACTATGGTTCACCGAGAAGCAGCTTCCCGCTTTGGGCATCACGTGCCGGGTCACGCGTGCGCTGGAGGTGCGAAAGACCGAATACCAGCAGCTGGCCGTGCTGGAGACCGAACCGTGGGGGCGTATGCTGGTCCTGGACGGCATGATCCAGCTCACCCAGGCGGACGAGTTCATCTATCACGAGATGCTCGCCCACGTTCCCCTTGCGGCCCACGGCCGTGTCCGCCGGGTCCTGGTGGTGGGCGGCGGCGACGGCGGCACTGTCCGGGAGGTGCTGCGTCACCCCGGCGTGGAGGAAGTGGTGCTGGCCGAGATCGACGCCGAGGTGGTGGAGGTCTGCCGCCGCTTCTTTCCCGAGACGGCCAGTTGCCTGGACGACCCGCGGGTGAGGCTTTCCATCGGGGACGGCATTGCGCACGTAGCCGAACACCCCGCCACCTACGACGCCATCCTGGTGGATTCCACCGAACCGGTCGGCAGGGCCGTAGGCCTGTTCAGCCGGGAGTTTTATGCCAGCTGCCGCAGCGCGCTGCGGCCGGGCGGGATTCTGGCCGCCCAGACCGAATCGCCGTTTTATAACAAGGAATTGATTACCCGCTGCAGCGAGGCCATGCGCGACGTCTTCGGACGTGCCTGGCTGTACCTGGCGCCGGTACCGACGTACCCCAGCGGCCTGTGGAGCTTCACGGTGGCCTCGCTCGGCCCCGATCCGTCTCGGCCCGCCGCGGACGACGGGTGGGCGGTGCCGGGGCTGCGCTACTACTCGAGGGCGGTGCACCGGGCAGCCTTCGTGCTGCCGCCCTTCGTCGAGGCGCTGGTCGCCCCCGGGACAGACGCCCCGGCCAGCAAGAGCCACCGCCACGCGGATCTGTCCCGGACGGAAGAGGGGCGCCTGTGA
- the speB gene encoding agmatinase: protein MSREALPHPHWQRTTPFLEATTPAEEADQVIIGVPLDHTTSFRPGTREAPRRVRDVSDGIESFSPMRGAALEERRIADLGDLMLPWGDVRGALDIIEAAVHGALQGGRRPVIIGGEHLLTLGAVRAAVRRWPDLAVVQLDAHLDLRDEYAGLPLSHATVLRRVSELVGLERLVQLGVRSGIREEWELWRRTWRVDGSLVEAARRLSRELRGRPFYLTIDIDVTDPAFAPGTGTPEPGGPSAGEVLEAVGLLASAGPVAVDLVEVCPVKDPSDITSLLAAKLLREVLVAGPAAPSRPGQERVERV, encoded by the coding sequence GTGAGCCGAGAAGCGCTGCCACATCCGCACTGGCAGCGAACCACCCCATTCCTCGAGGCCACCACACCCGCCGAAGAGGCAGACCAGGTGATCATCGGTGTTCCTCTCGACCACACCACCAGCTTCCGCCCCGGGACGCGAGAAGCGCCCCGCCGGGTGCGGGACGTCTCCGACGGAATCGAGTCGTTCAGCCCGATGCGCGGCGCCGCTCTCGAGGAACGGCGGATCGCCGACCTGGGGGACCTGATGCTGCCCTGGGGGGACGTCCGCGGGGCGCTGGACATCATCGAGGCGGCGGTCCACGGGGCGCTGCAGGGGGGGCGGCGGCCGGTCATCATCGGCGGCGAGCACCTGCTCACCCTGGGAGCCGTACGGGCGGCGGTGCGGCGCTGGCCCGACCTCGCCGTCGTCCAGCTGGACGCGCACCTGGACCTGCGGGACGAGTATGCGGGGTTGCCGCTCTCGCACGCCACCGTCCTGCGGCGGGTCAGCGAACTGGTCGGGCTGGAGAGGCTGGTTCAGCTGGGCGTGCGGTCGGGGATCCGGGAGGAGTGGGAGCTGTGGAGGCGCACCTGGCGGGTGGACGGCTCACTGGTTGAGGCCGCCCGCCGCCTCTCGCGGGAACTCCGCGGCCGCCCGTTTTACCTTACCATTGACATAGACGTGACCGACCCGGCTTTCGCCCCCGGCACGGGCACCCCGGAGCCCGGCGGGCCCAGCGCCGGGGAGGTGCTGGAGGCGGTGGGGCTCCTGGCCTCGGCGGGACCTGTGGCAGTCGACCTGGTGGAGGTCTGCCCGGTCAAGGATCCGTCGGACATCACGTCACTCCTGGCGGCCAAGCTGCTGCGGGAGGTGCTGGTGGCGGGGCCGGCAGCCCCGAGCCGCCCGGGTCAAGAGAGGGTGGAACGCGTTTGA
- the argS gene encoding arginine--tRNA ligase encodes MTAGSGSPSGVRSVLDVKRKLGEAVAHIVQDLARARNAGEIDPHRLEKACAVEVPRDPSFGDFATGAAMNLAGHFRQPPRAIAEALAERLRHSHDTLRLTSVEVAGPGFVNVRLDGRWLYEAACSIINEGPRAGVPNVGNGERVQVEFVSANPTGPMNVVNARAAAVGDALANLLSAAGYQVTREYYVNDAGRQAHLFALSVAARMAQLLGEPATLPEEGYPGEYVREIAEELLTEQPDLARLSPDERLARIGRTAVERMLDRQRRQLEAFGVRFDVWYREHTLYQAGRVQAVLRLLEERGFLYEAEGAKWLRSTAFGDDKDRVVVKSDGSLTYLASDIAYHHDKFQRGFQRVIDIWGPDHHGYVARMKAAMQALGYAADRLEVIILQLVSLVRGGQAVRMSKRAGEFVTLADLVEEVGPDAARYFFLSRSPESPVEVDLDLAAMQSMENPVYYVQYAHARICSVFRQGAAEGAAPPEHVEPGDLEPLVTPHEQAVLKVLARYAEDVLDGALRREPQRIVGLLYELASAFHSFYNEHRLLHPDPALRRARLALAEAARRVLADGLSLLGVSAPERM; translated from the coding sequence TTGACAGCCGGGTCCGGATCGCCTTCCGGCGTGCGCAGCGTGCTGGACGTGAAGCGAAAGCTCGGCGAGGCGGTGGCGCACATCGTGCAGGATCTGGCCCGCGCTCGCAATGCAGGCGAGATCGACCCGCATCGCCTGGAGAAGGCGTGCGCGGTGGAGGTGCCGAGGGACCCGTCGTTCGGCGACTTTGCCACCGGGGCCGCCATGAATCTGGCCGGGCACTTCCGGCAGCCGCCACGCGCGATCGCCGAAGCGCTGGCCGAACGCCTGCGGCACAGCCACGACACGCTGCGGCTCACCTCCGTCGAGGTGGCCGGGCCCGGCTTCGTCAATGTGAGGCTGGATGGGCGCTGGCTTTACGAGGCGGCGTGCAGCATCATCAACGAAGGGCCCAGGGCCGGCGTGCCCAACGTGGGGAATGGCGAGAGAGTGCAGGTGGAATTCGTCAGCGCCAACCCCACCGGCCCCATGAACGTGGTCAACGCCCGCGCCGCCGCCGTCGGAGACGCCCTGGCGAACCTGCTTTCCGCCGCCGGCTACCAGGTCACGCGGGAGTACTACGTGAACGACGCCGGGCGACAGGCACACCTCTTCGCGCTCTCGGTGGCCGCCCGCATGGCCCAACTTCTGGGCGAACCGGCAACTTTACCCGAGGAGGGCTACCCCGGCGAGTACGTGCGAGAGATCGCCGAGGAACTGTTGACCGAGCAGCCCGACCTGGCGCGCCTCTCGCCTGACGAGCGGCTGGCCCGCATCGGGCGCACCGCCGTGGAGCGTATGCTCGACAGGCAGCGCCGCCAGCTCGAAGCGTTCGGCGTGCGCTTCGACGTCTGGTACCGGGAGCACACCCTTTACCAGGCGGGCCGGGTACAGGCGGTGCTTCGCCTGCTCGAGGAGCGGGGGTTCCTCTACGAGGCCGAAGGGGCGAAGTGGCTGCGCTCTACTGCCTTCGGCGACGACAAGGACCGGGTCGTCGTGAAAAGCGACGGCAGCCTCACTTACCTTGCAAGCGACATCGCCTACCACCACGACAAGTTCCAGCGGGGCTTCCAGCGCGTCATCGACATCTGGGGTCCCGACCACCACGGCTACGTGGCACGTATGAAGGCCGCCATGCAGGCCCTGGGCTATGCGGCCGATAGGCTTGAGGTCATCATCCTGCAGCTCGTGTCGCTGGTGCGGGGCGGGCAGGCCGTACGGATGTCGAAGCGGGCGGGGGAGTTTGTGACGCTGGCCGACCTCGTGGAAGAGGTGGGACCGGATGCAGCCCGCTACTTCTTCCTCTCCCGGAGCCCCGAGAGCCCGGTCGAGGTGGACCTGGATCTGGCGGCCATGCAGAGCATGGAGAACCCGGTCTACTACGTGCAGTACGCCCACGCCCGCATCTGCAGCGTCTTCCGCCAGGGGGCAGCCGAGGGAGCGGCGCCCCCAGAGCACGTCGAACCCGGCGACCTGGAGCCGCTCGTGACGCCCCACGAGCAGGCGGTGCTCAAGGTGCTGGCGCGCTACGCCGAGGACGTGCTGGACGGCGCGCTGCGCCGGGAGCCCCAGCGCATCGTGGGCCTGCTCTACGAGCTTGCGTCGGCGTTCCACAGCTTTTACAACGAGCACAGGCTCCTGCATCCCGATCCGGCGCTGCGAAGGGCACGCCTTGCGCTGGCGGAGGCGGCCCGGCGGGTGCTCGCGGACGGGCTGTCCCTTTTGGGCGTCTCGGCACCGGAGCGGATGTAA
- a CDS encoding arginine decarboxylase, pyruvoyl-dependent, whose protein sequence is MLPIPKNYTLAAGAAEGATSLNAFDNALLAAGVGNLNLIRVSSILPAGARRVEYLDLPPGSLTPTAYGSITSETPGERIAAAVAVGVSERGFGVIMEYAGRCSREEAEAEVRKMAEEALRGRGLKMVELYVRAVEHRVEKIGCAFAAVALWG, encoded by the coding sequence ATGCTTCCAATTCCCAAAAACTACACCCTGGCTGCCGGTGCGGCCGAGGGGGCCACATCGCTCAACGCGTTTGACAACGCGCTTCTGGCCGCAGGAGTCGGCAACCTCAACCTGATCCGCGTTTCGAGCATCCTCCCGGCCGGTGCCCGGCGCGTCGAGTACCTGGACCTGCCGCCGGGGAGCCTGACACCGACGGCCTATGGCAGCATCACCAGCGAGACGCCGGGCGAGCGCATCGCCGCAGCCGTGGCGGTGGGCGTGAGCGAGCGGGGGTTCGGGGTCATCATGGAGTACGCGGGCCGCTGCTCGCGCGAGGAGGCCGAGGCCGAGGTTCGCAAAATGGCCGAGGAGGCGCTGCGCGGGCGGGGTCTGAAGATGGTAGAGCTTTACGTGCGCGCCGTGGAACACCGCGTCGAAAAGATCGGCTGCGCCTTTGCGGCCGTCGCGCTGTGGGGCTAG